From the Desulfovibrio sp. JC010 genome, the window CTAAAATCAAACAGTTGATATAATTAGTTTATGCTGTGGTGAATTATTGAAAATCAAACCGATAATACCTGAATATGGATTCTTTATGCAAACGGTATCCGTAAAATTTTTCAGGCAGGCTAAATGGAATCAATCAAGTCCCGCACTTCCTTGAAAAAGGAGAGGATGTCAACATGTGACTGGGATTCGGAATTGATATCCAAACGTTTGAAAAAAGATACAATATTTCCCTTAGGAGTATGGGTTCTGCTGAAGTAGAGTTCGTAAAGCGGACCTTCGGGAGATTTTACGGCCAGAACCCATTCCCGTCCCTGTTTATGCCAGATTTTGGATGCATTATCTTCCTTGCGGCTGCTGACCAGATGAACCAGTTCCTGCAGCGTAAAAGGCTGTCCGGGTCTGCCGGGCATGCCGAGGAATTCCCCGGTATCGGAATGGATAACCACCGGGAGTTCCATGAAGTCAGATTCCGGCTCAATGGCTGAGCTGTCGGCATCAAGGGAGTAGGAATCAGATTCTCCATCGTCCTTTTTGATAGTGACCACTTTTTTGGCAGTGATCCTTTCCGGCTGCTGCAATCCTCCTGAGCTGGCCAGAATATCCTTGATTTCCTGCAACAGTTCAGTTGTTCCGGACGGTGCTTCAGACTGGGACTGTAGCAGTTCCTTCAGTGATTTTTCCATGCGTGCCAGCCGCTGTTCGGACTTGGCCTGTGCAGTAACCAGTGCGGCAAGGCCATTCATCATCTGGGTGGTAGTTTTGGCCAGTTTTGCAAATTCTTCGCCGTTGACTTGCGAATCCTGTTTCTTTTCCGATAACTGACGATTTTCTTTAACTGACTCAAATTCTGTAAAAAGTTTATCGCGTATTTGCCTTACCGATAGATTTTTATTGAAAAGATCGCGAATACGTAAACTGAGTTTATCAGCACCTTTGCGAAAGCGCAGGGGTTTGCCGTGCCCGACAATGAAAAAGAATTCAGGGAATTTTTTGCGGTAACTCTTGATGGTGGTCACCGATACCCCGGTGATGTTGGAAAGGTCCCGATGGGTGAAAGTTTCAGCTGTCATGTCTGGAAATCCTGTATAGTTATTTTCTGTAAGCCCAGTTGGCAAACAGATGTGTATTTGTTGAATCGTCAGAAAATAATTTCAATATATTTAATGAATAACAAATAAATCTAGTTATCGATAACTATAATCGTCAGCGAGGTCAATATGTGTATACAGGAATATCGGAAGGTCAGCTGTGCAGCCGGGATCAGTTCTGAAATCTGGTCAGCAATGAAAGGATAAAAAGAACCAGAAGCGCGGCCATGAGGATGGTATTGATATTAATGCCGCCTTTGACTTTCTGGCGTTTGCGGTACCCGAATATCAGGATCAGGATTGCTATGAAGAGAAGAAGTTTGAACATGGAAAAAGTATTTAAATCGTCTTCACGAAAAAAGCAAAGAAATGACGGGCGGTTTCCCACAAAGGCAGGGCTGAAAAATTTTGAGTGGATTTAGGAAATACAGAGCGAAGCTTGGTGAAAGGTTTTGAAAAGGGGAGTCCAGAGGGGAAAAACTTTTGMAAAAGTTTTYCCCCTCTGGTCGCCGAAGGCAAATTACTTTTTATAAACAGCACCGGTTGATGCTGAAGTTACGTTCTGGCTGTAGCGTTTGAGGAATGCGGAGGGCATTTCTTTTTCAATGGGCTTGAATGCAGCGCGACGTTTTTCAAGTTCAGCTTCATCGAGCTTCACGTTGATGGAACGTCCGGGGATGTCGATTTCAATTACATCTCCGGTCCGGACCAGCCCGATAGCACCGCCGGAAGCAGCTTCCGGGGAAACGTGGCCGATGGCCGCGCCGCGGGTACCGCCGGAAAAACGTCCGTCAGTGATCAGGGCCACATCTGCGCCAAGACCCATACCTGCGATAGCGGAGGTGGGGGTCAGCATTTCACGCATACCGGGGCCGCCTTTGGGGCCTTCATAAAGGATAACCACGGCATCGCCCTTGACGATCTGATTGCCGAGGATCGCTTCTACTGCTTCTTCCTCGGAATTGTAGACCTTTGCGTTGCAGGTGCGTTTCATCATTTCAGGAGCCACTGCGGACTGCTTAACAACGCAGCCGTCTTCGGCAATGTTACCGAATAGAACCGCGATACCGCCTTCTTTTGAGTAGGGATCGTCAACCGGACGTACTATTTTATGGTCGGTGATTCCGGCGTTTAATTCCTTGAGGTTGTCACCTACAGACTTACCGGTAACTGTCAGCGGGTCAAGTTCGATACGGCCGGATTTGGAAAGTTCGGCCATAACGCCCTGAATGCCGCCTGCTGTGTTCAGGTCTTCAATGTGGTCGGGACCTGCCGGGGAAAGCTTGCACAGATTGGGTGTGTTGCGGCTGATTTCGTCAAATACGGTCAGGTCTAGCTTGAGACCTGCTTCGTTGAAAATGGCGGGCAGGTGCAGCACGGTGTTGGTGGAGCAGCCCAGAGCCATGTCCATGGTTACCGCGTTCTTGAGACTTTTCTCAGTGACGATGTCGCGCGGTTTGATGTCCTTTTCGAGCAGAGTCATGATCTGGGAACCCGCAGCCTTGGCAAGGCGGGTGCGCTCAGCCATGACAGCGGGAATGGTACCGTTGCCGGGCAGGGCCAGACCGATGGTCTCGGAAAGGCAGTTCATGGAGTTGGCGGTGAACATGCCGGAACAGGAACCGCAAGTGGGGCAGGCACTCTGCTCAAGTACGGTAAGTTCGTCTTCAGTCATGTTTCCGGTCTTAACCTGACCAACACCTTCAAATACGGTGATCAGGTCGACTTTTTTGCCGTCTTTGCGGCCTGCGAGCATGGGACCGCCGCTGATAACGATGGTCGGGATGTTCAACCGCAGGGCGGCCATGAGCATACCGGGTACGATCTTGTCACAGTTGGGGATGAGCACCAGCGCGTCAAAGGGATGCGCGGTGGCCATGATCTCGATGGAGTCGGCAATGATCTCACGGCTGGGCAGGGAGTAACGCATGCCCGCGTGGTTCATGGCCAGACCATCACAGACGCCGATGGCCGGGAATTCCATGGGCACACCGCCAGCCAGACGAACGCCGTCTTTTACCGCACGGGTGATGTTGTGCAGGTGCACGTGGCCGGGAATAATTTCATTGGATGCGTTACATACGCCGATCAGCGGACGGTTGACCTCATCCTTGGACATGCCCAGTGCGTAAAGTAGGGAACGGTGCGGGGCCTTCTCCAGCCCTCCAGTCATTTTTTTACTTCTCATAGATGATTACTCTCCTGATTGGTATGCCTCCGGCGGGTCTCCGACGGCCCTGCCGGGGGCCTCTCCGAGGGCTTAAACCCTTTGAAAAGGGTTTAAGAATCCCAAACTTTTTTAATAAGCTATCGCTCTGTGTTGCAGTAGATAGCAGGTTAATATGAAAAATTTCCTTTTATGAGGAATGGCCTTTGGATATTGAAAATGCTCATTTGAGCTAGGAAACGGCGAAGCCCTGATAAAAAGTTTTAGGAGAGTCCAGAGAACCCTTTTCCAAAAGGGTTCTTTGGTCCCCGAAGGGCCGCCGGAGGCAATAAAACTTAATTCTTAACAGCCACAAAGCTGCTCAGCATTCCGATCAGGGTGACGGTTCCTGCCAGTATAAGGCATTGTTCCGGGGGCAGGAAGGTCAGTTTCATGAATAGGGGCGGAAAATTCAGGATATCTGCGAAAAATTGCTGGGCAGCGTATAGGATACCTAGGGCTGTAGAACTTCCGACAAGTCCGAGCAGTGCCCCTCCGGTGAGGAGCGGAAGGCGGATAAACCATTGTCTGGCGCCAACGAGATAGAGGATTTCTATTTCGTCTTTGCGGGTCATTAGCGAAAGGCGCATGGTGTTGCCGACAACGAGTGCGACAATGAGTCCGAGGAAGCCGATGATAGGCCAGACTATGGATTGGGTCAGGCTGATCCAGCCCCTTGCAAGGTCAATCTGCAGGGGATTGTAATGCACCTTGTCCACAAAGGGAAGTGCTTTAAGGTCGTGTAATAAATCAGCGGCCCAGCGTTCATTTTCCACTCCCGGTTCCACTGAAAAAGAGAGCAATGCGGTGGGAGGCAGGGGATTGCGCGATTCGCCGAGCCATGAAAAATCGTCACTGTCGCTGAGTGCTTCGGAAAGCTGCTTGAGGGCGTTTTCCGGGGTGAAGGTACGGATATCTTTGAGCCCTTCGATGTTTTTTAGGTCGGCCCATTGTTTTTCATAATCTTCAGCCGGGGTGTTGGCGACCCAGAAAATCTGGATTTCCACCTGTCCTTTACTTTTGAGCAGTTCCTGATTGACGTTGTGCAGGGTGAGCATGAACAGCCCGGCAAGGATTGAAACCATGGTCACGGCCACAAGGGTGAAGATGTTGGCCCACGGGTGCAGCCCCATATCGCGGATACCCCGGCCGATGAGCCTGAAAAAGAGACCTAACATTTGCACAGCTCCGAGGTCAGGAATTCGGGCGGTTCGCTGAGCTGGCCGTCTTCAAGGTGGATGATCCGTGCATCAGGTACGCAGCGCAGGATTTCCCGGCTGTGTGTGGCCATGACAACGGTGGTGCCATGGGTATGAAATTGCTTGAATACGTCCATCAAATGCAGGGAAAGTTCAAAGTCGAGGTTTCCGGTGGGTTCGTCGGCAATGATCAGTTTGGGATTGACCACCATGGCCCGGGCGATTGCCACCCGCTGCTGTTCGCCGCCGGAAAGGGAGCCGCATTTGGAATAGCTTTTCTTTTCAAGACCGAGAGCGCGGATGATGGCCCGGACCCTTTTATCAACCACAGATTTCGGCATGCTGCGCACGGTCAGGGCGAGAGATACGTTTTCGTATACCGATCTTTCAGGCAGAATTTTAAAATCCTGAAAGACCACACCCAGCTTGCGGCGCAACATGGGAATCTGGTTGCGTTTGATATTATGCAGGTCGTACCCGGCAACGGATGCCTGACCGCGGGTGAGCGGCAGGGCACCGTAAAGAAGTCGCATGAGCGTAGTCTTGCCTGCTCCGGAATGCCCGGTCAGAAAGATGAATTCCCCTTTTTCTATATGCAGGGAAATATCTTTTAAAGCCCAGTTGGAGCCGAAGTTGTATGAAAGACGGTTCAGCCGGATCATTTAATATACCGTGAAAAGGGCTAGAATTTAACTTTCATCTTCTGGCCGTCGGAAGTACTGCAACTGCCTGTTCCGCCGCCTTCGAATTCCTCAGCCTGTTTTTTCATTGCGAACTCGCAATTCATGCTGACCCCGTCATGGCTGTACAGGGTGACGGTTTTTTCTCCGAAATGCATCTCACCGTTGAAAACGGTTTCATCAGGAAGCTGGGCCTTGACGGAATATGTTTTCAGCCCGCGCTGCTTGAATGCGGACATTTCCACCGGGCCGAGGGCTTCGCCTTTATCAGATGTAACTTCACCGTTCATCATTACAGGGGCGCAGGCCGCAAGGCTCAGCAGCAGGATGGTCAAAGCAAAAAATCTGTAGATCATATTATTTAACTCCTCGATTGGGGTTGTAGCAGGGGTGGGACGGTTTTGCAAAAAACATTATCTAAAGCCGCCTTTTGGGGTTGATTTCGGTAAACGGTTAAAAAACAGAGTTGTAAAGTGGGATATCTTCCACAGAGAGATTTACGTTTTTGCTGTTTTCCATTAAGTTCGCCAGTAGAGCATGGACCTTAGTAACAATCCTGACAACTCTGCGCCCTTTTGGCGCATCTTCAGATTAAGTTTCGTAACTGGTTGAATTTCTTGGTTACGGTACATGCTTAAGCATCGTCAATGGCCGTGGATAAACATATAACTCAAGCAGCAGGAAAGGGATATGAAAATTTCTGAAAGACTTATGAGGGCAAAGCCGTCGGCAACTCTGGCTGTTAACGCCAAGGCACAGGAACTGCGTGCACAGGGTAAGGAAATCGTAAGCCTCGCGGTTGGCGAACCTGACTCCCCCACACCGGAACATGTCTGCGAAGCCATGAAAAAAGCTGTTGATGACGGTTTTCATCGCTACACCGCTGTTCCGGGGCTCCCCGAACTGCGTACAGCTGTAGCCAACTATTACGGTAAATTTTACGGCGCAAAAGCCGTGGCAGATAATACCATTGTCAGCAACGGCGGTAAGCATTCCCTCTATAACCTGTTCATGGCCCTCATTGATCCGGGCGATGAGGTGCTCATTCCTGCTCCTTACTGGGTCAGCTATCCGGCCATGGTTGAGCTGGCCGAAGGTAAGCCGGTGATCGTACCCACAACCGCTGAATCCGGTTTTCTGGCCGAGATTAAAGACCTCGAAGCAGCATGCACTCCTAAAACCAAGCTGCTGATCCTGAACACCCCCTCCAACCCCACCGGTGGGCACTACCCGCAGGCACAGCTGGATGAAATCGCCAACTGGGCCAAGTCCAAGGGTATTTTCATTGTTTCCGATGAAGTTTATGACCGTCTGGTTTACAAGCCTGCGGACTATTCCACCCTTGCCAATTTCTGGGAAAAGAACCCTGAAGATGTAGCCATCGTGGGCGCGCTTTCCAAGAGCTTCGCCATGACCGGCTGGCGTGTTGGTACCACTCTGGCCCATGCCGATTTGGTTAAGGCTATGTCTAAAATTCAGGGCCAGTCTACTTCAAACGTGAACACCATGGCCCAGAAGGCCGCACTGGCAGCTTTTGAAGGTCCGTGGGATCTCATTGATGACATGTGCGTAAAGTTTCAGCGCCGTCGTGACCTTGCTTACGATATTATCACCTCATGGCCCGGTGTTATCTGCCCCAAACCGGACGGAGCCTTCTATCTCTTCCCGGTTCTGGACGGTTTTTACACTGAAGAAACCCCGGATTCCGCTTCCATGTGCACCAAGATTCTGGAAGAAGCCGGAGTGGCTCTGGTGCCCGGTTCCGCTTTCGGTGATGACCGCTGTATCCGTTTTTCCTACGCCGTTGACGACGAAGTTCTCAAAAATTCACTGGAAAAAATCGGCAAAGTGTTGATGGGAAAATAAAAATTACGTAAAGATAGTCATATTTGATTGATTAAAAAATCATCCTCTCCCGGTAATCATTGCCGGGAGAGGATGCAACCCATACCAGGAGATCGAATATGGCTGCCAACATTCTTGATTGGACCGACAGCTGGTACGAAAGACTTGATTCCGAATCCCATTGCGACAGTGCAGCGGGTATTGCCGCAAGATTCAGCGGAGAAGTTGCCGAAGGTAAACTGCCCTTCTGCTCCATGCCTTTTATGGCTTCCCTGCTTCACGATCTGGACGGCCTTGAAGATTATGTAAAAAGTTTCGACCACATGCTTCTGCTGGGCATCGGCGGTTCCGCCCTCGGCGCAAGAGCCCTGCAGAAAGCTTTCTTCCCGCAGCAGGACCAGCCCGGACATGAAGGTCCGTGGCTCTGGATTGCGGACAACGTCTGCGCCAAGACCCTTGACGCCTATCTCGAAAAACTTCCCCTTGAAAAAACTCTGGTGGCGGTTGTCTCCAAATCCGGCGGCACAATCGAAACCATCAGCCAGTATTTCCTCGTCCGTGATAAACTTAAGCAGGATCTCGGTGACAAATGGAACCGCAATCTCCTTTTCGTAACCGATAAGGAAAAAGGATTTTTGCGCGAGCAGGCCGATGAATTTTCCGTGCGCACCCTAGAAGTACCGGATTTTCTCGGCGGACGTTATTCCGTGCTGTCCGCCGTAGGGCTGCTTCCGGCCATGTTCATGGGCATTGATTATCGTTCCATGGTGGAAGGTGCTTCGGCTGTGCTCTCGCCGCTGGCCTCACCCGACCTCAACGGCGACACCCTGAATAACCACCCCGCATTCAAGCTGGCCTGCTGGGCTTCCGGTCTGATGACTGAAGGTTACAACGAACTTATTTTCTTTTCTTACATCCCGCAATGGGCCTGCTTCGGACAGTGGTTCGCTCAGCTCTGGGCCGAAAGTCTGGGTAAGGACGGCAAGGGCAGCCAGCCTCTTCCGGCTATCGGGGCCACGGACCAGCATTCCGTAAACCAGATGTTTCTGGACGGCCCGCGCAACAAAGGCTGCCTGTTTTTGACCTGCCCGTCACTTCCAGATGGTGCTGCTTTCCCGGACGATATCCCGGACAACTTCGCCTATCTTAAAGGTAAAACATTCGGTGAACTGATCCATGCCGAAGGGCTGGGCACCAAGATGGCACTTTCCGCCAACAAGGTTCCGCTGATTGAAATGCAGATGGGCGATGATTCCGAAGAAGCTGCCGGACGTTTGATGGGACTCCTCATGGCTGCAACCATCTTCACCGGCTGGCTGATCGAGATTAATCCCATTGACCAGCCTGCTGTTGAGATGGGTAAGCTTTTAGCAAAAGCCCGCCTCGGTGCAGACGGATTGCAAAAAGAAAAAGACAGTTTGAATTCTTTCCTGAATACTAAGAGAGAAGAGCAGGAATTTTGATTCGTTGCGTTCTTGACGAATTATCAGTTAAACAAAAAAATCCGCTCTATCGATTGATAGGGCGGATTTTTTTCTGTGCACTTCTAATCTAAAAAAAGACTTCGCGACTTAATAAATTGCACAAAAGAATGAAATAGGAGCCGAATTAGTTCAGCTCCCTAGTTTCATTGCAAAATATCAAACCGGGAAAAACAAGACCGCTAAATACGGCCCCGGACTTATCCGTTCAGTTCAGCTCTGAACTTACGAGACAGTCTGAAAACAACGACCTTGCGCGCGGGCAGGGTGATCGCTTCGTTGGTCTGGGGATTGCGGCCCTTACGAGCATTTTTGTCGTAAGCTTCAAATTTACCGAAACCACTGATCAGCATGGCGTGATCTCTTTTCACGGCCTGCTTCATGATGTCGAGGATGGATTCAACCAGTTCCTTGATCTCAGCTCTGTTCCGGTCAGTCTTTTCGTAGATGTAGTCAACAACGCTGGCTTTAGTAAGGGTGTTTCCGGTAGCCATTCCTTTCCTCCGTTGTCCCCGGCCCTGCGGTCAGGGGCGGCGGTTTAAAGTTATCCGTGAGCAGAGTCCACCTTGCGCACGGCGATTAAGGTAAAAGGCGTTATCGTTCGAGAATAAATTGCTGTAATTTATCCTGTTATCATCTTTTCTATCTTTTGGGCAAGGGCGGATGCTTCATCCATACTTTCATATTCGCTCTGACCCCAATGGGCAAAGCCGTCATCCTTAAATCTGGGGATGAGATGAAAGTGGGCATGGAACACAAGCTGCCCTGCCGCTTCATTATTATTCATAATCAGGTTCAACCCGTCAGCCCCGGTGGACTTTACAATGGCGTCCCCGGCCAGCTGGGCGGCGGTGATGATCTCCTGCCCGAGTTCAGCTGGCAGATCCCAGATGTTCTCACAGTGCTGCTTGGGGATAACCAGAGCATGTCCTTTATTGACCGGCCCGATATCCAGAAAACTGAGCACCTTATCTGTTTCATAAATTTTGAAGCAGGGGATCTCCCCGGCCACAATCTTACAAAAAATACAATCCTGATTGCTCATAATAATGCTTCTACTTAAGTTGCATGTTGCGCTAAATAATCTTAAACCGATCCTGAAAGCTTCAAGAGACAGTTATATTTAGATAAATAACCGACCATTTTTTTTTAATCAAGCTAATTTATTAAACAAAGGCATGATTTGTCTTATTTTTTCAGCTGAGCAGCCCTGAAATATGCGCACCACTATTTTCAAACACCCGGAACCGGCACATCCCAAGACACGTATATGGCCGGTTTTTATGCCTTTTATGGGCTGCCCATCCAAATGCATCTACTGCTCGCAGGATCGGCAGACTGGAGCTGGAACCAAAACATTAAACGAAATATATCAGGATATTGCACAAGAAATTCCAGAGTTTTTCTTGAAAAAGGACCGCCCCCCCCTTGAACTTGCCTTTTTCGGCGGCACTTTTACTGCTCTGCCTTTTGAATGGCAGCAACGTTTTATCAAGCTGGCTGCGGAATTTAAAAAACAGGGTTTTCTGACCAAAGTTCGCTGCTCAACCCGTCCGGACTGCATTGATGCCGATCAGCTTAAAGAATTGCGCTCATCAGGGCTCGATATGATCGAACTGGGTATCCAGAGTTTTTCAGCAGAAGTCCTGCGCCGTTCGGCCCGGAATTATTCTCCGCAAACCGCCGCCAAAGCCTGCGGTACAGTGCGCGACTGCGGCCTTTCGCTGGGAATTCAGCTGCTGCCCGGTTTGCCGGGAACAAAGCGCGGAGATTTTCAGCACGACATCAGCCGGACCATCGAACTCTCACCCGACGCCGTACGCATCTATCCCTGCCTGACCGTAAAAGGAACCGGACTGGAAAAACTTTACCGGGCCGGAAAATACACTCCGTGGTCGCTAAGTCGCACTGAAGAGGAGCTGTCCCCGGCCCTGCTCCGTCTATGGATGCACAAAATCCACGTCATCCGCATAGGTGTGGCCCATGAGGATGGATTCGAAGAAAGTATTGTTGCCGGGCCGCTTCATCCTGCACTGGGCCAGATAATCCGTTCCAAAGCACTCTATTTATATCTGCGCTCCCGCATTGCCATGCACGGCTCAACTCCCGAACATTTAGTTGTCCCGCAAAAATATTCCGGCGAACTTTGGGGCCACAAAGCCAGTCTGAAACCGCTTTACGCCAAGCTCAACATTTCTCCTGCCAAAATCATTTTTGCAGCGGTCGATATTTTCAAGTTTATCTATAAATAATTGCTGCTATTATTGCTCTTAGGAATAATTACTGATAATATGAGCAATGAGTTTCGGTAAAACTTCTTTTCCGAAGCCGCAAAATAAGTCATATTGATAAAAGTATTAATATAGCTGCTAATAAGGAGATACACTATGAGCACTCTGAGTGCTGAAGAAAAATACCGCAATTTCATTCCTGAAGAGAGCCGCGAATATCTTGAAAAGCTTTTTGCCGATTTTAAACGGCCCGTTACCATTGAGGTCTACACTGCAGACGGCGAACATCGTGAATACAACGAATTCACCCTGAATATCTGCCGGGCCTTCAATGTGCTCAGCGACAAAGTTGAACTGCGTGAATATGCCATGGACAGCGAAATGGCTAAAAACCGCAATATCATCGCCACCCCCACAGTGCTTATTTCCCCGGATGAATACGATATCCGTTTTCTCGGTGCTCCCGCAGGGGAGGAAGGCCGCGCTTTGGTTGAAGCAATCAATCTCGCCTCCAAAGGAGTGGATGGGATTTCCGATCACACACAGGAAATACTTGATCCCCTTGAAGAAGACAGGCTGATCAAAATCTTTGCCAGCCCCACCTGCCCTTACTGCCCCGGACAGGCCATCAATGCCTTTAAGGCCGCCGTCGCAAGGCCGGACAAAATTTCAGCATGGAATGTCTCCACCCTTGATAATGAAAACATGGCCCGCGAATATAATGTCGGTTCTGTCCCGCATACCAACATAAATGATCAGGTTGATTTCATGGGACTGGAGCCGGAAGATAAATTCATGCTTCAGCTGCTCTTCCTCAAACCTCTCGAAGAAGTCATTGAAGAGCAGAAGGCCATGAAAACGTCTAAACCCGACGACACTGTCTACGAAGACATTGATCTGGTCATTATCGGCGGCGGGCCTGCCGGGATGAGTGCCGGAATCTACGCCAAACGCAGCGGCATGAGCTGCATCATCCTTGAGAAACAAGGTGTGGGCGGACAGGTGGCTCTTACTCCCAAAGTGGAAAATTATCCCGGATTCACCCAGATCCAAGGCTTTGAGCTGGTTGATATTCTCGGTGCCCATGCCCGCGAGTACACGGAGATAGAACAATTCGCAGAGGTCAAGGAAGTTAAGCACGGACCGCGCATCGAGATCACTACTGAAGACAAAACCTACCGGGCCAAAGGCGTCATGCTTGCCACCGGGGTCAACGTGCGCATGCTAGGCGTTCCGGGCGAAGATAAACATTACGGTCATGGGGTCAGCTATTGCGCTACCTGCGACGGCAACTTTTATAAGGGCGGCAAGGCTCTCATTGTCGGCGGCGGCAACACCGCGCTTACCGATGCCCTGCACCTCAAGCATCTGGGTATTGAAACCACCATCGTACATCGTCGCGACAAATTCCGGGCCGAGAAAGTTCTGCAGGATTCCGTTGAACGCGAAGGAATTGAAATCATCTGGGATGCTCAGGTAACCGAGATTATCGGCGAAGATCAGGTGGAATCAGCCCGTATCGTCAAGAAGGACGGCACTGAGATCATTCACGACACCGATGTGGTCTTCGTTGCCATCGGCCATACCGCCAACACCGAGCTGGCCGAAAAACTGGGTTGCGAACTGCGTGACGACGGATTCATCAAGGTCGATCCCACCCAGCGCACCAGCGTTGAACGGGTTTACGCAGCAGGTGACGTAACCGGAGGCGTGCGCCAGATCATCACCGCCACCGGGCAGGGAGCTGCCGCTGCACTGACCGCGTTTGATGATTTCACCAGGCTCTTTGATGATACCCAGGAAGTAACTAAGAATATTTGGTAATTTGATGCCTCCGGCGGCCCTGCCGGGGGCCTTAAACCCTTTTGGAAAAAGGGTTTAAGAATCCCAAAACTTTTTGATAAGCTTCGCATATAGCTTGTTAAAATGTCATTGAATATAAAACTCCCGGAATATTTAAA encodes:
- a CDS encoding FAD-dependent oxidoreductase, with amino-acid sequence MSTLSAEEKYRNFIPEESREYLEKLFADFKRPVTIEVYTADGEHREYNEFTLNICRAFNVLSDKVELREYAMDSEMAKNRNIIATPTVLISPDEYDIRFLGAPAGEEGRALVEAINLASKGVDGISDHTQEILDPLEEDRLIKIFASPTCPYCPGQAINAFKAAVARPDKISAWNVSTLDNENMAREYNVGSVPHTNINDQVDFMGLEPEDKFMLQLLFLKPLEEVIEEQKAMKTSKPDDTVYEDIDLVIIGGGPAGMSAGIYAKRSGMSCIILEKQGVGGQVALTPKVENYPGFTQIQGFELVDILGAHAREYTEIEQFAEVKEVKHGPRIEITTEDKTYRAKGVMLATGVNVRMLGVPGEDKHYGHGVSYCATCDGNFYKGGKALIVGGGNTALTDALHLKHLGIETTIVHRRDKFRAEKVLQDSVEREGIEIIWDAQVTEIIGEDQVESARIVKKDGTEIIHDTDVVFVAIGHTANTELAEKLGCELRDDGFIKVDPTQRTSVERVYAAGDVTGGVRQIITATGQGAAAALTAFDDFTRLFDDTQEVTKNIW